The Rhodobacter sp. CZR27 genome includes a window with the following:
- a CDS encoding adenosine deaminase, with amino-acid sequence MTLPKVELHLHLEGAAPPAFIRGLAQEKRIDISGIFAADGSYAYTDFWHFLKVYEAATSVLTSPEDYHRLTLAVLEESAKSGVVYCETFLSPDFCGGRDLSAWREYLHAIEEAGTQAERTMGVTLRGIVTPIRHFGPEKAKQVALCAAETAGRFVVGFGLAGDEKVGKPGDFAWSFDMAREAGLRLTCHAGEWLGPDSIRDALRDLRVERIGHGVRAIEDLALVDELAENGVVLEVCPGSNIALGIYPGWRKHPIGELHRRGVKVTVSTDDPPFFHTTMAREYDRLAEAFDWDEGVFREIARTSLDAAFCDPDTRARIAPLLEPDHA; translated from the coding sequence GTGACGCTGCCGAAGGTCGAGCTTCACCTGCATCTGGAAGGCGCCGCGCCCCCCGCCTTCATCCGCGGCCTTGCGCAGGAAAAGCGCATCGACATCTCGGGCATCTTCGCGGCCGATGGAAGCTATGCCTACACCGACTTCTGGCACTTCCTGAAGGTCTACGAGGCGGCAACCTCCGTGCTGACCTCGCCCGAGGATTACCACCGGCTGACCCTCGCCGTGCTGGAGGAAAGCGCGAAAAGTGGCGTGGTCTATTGCGAGACATTCCTGTCGCCCGACTTCTGCGGCGGGCGCGACCTGTCGGCATGGCGCGAGTATCTTCACGCCATCGAGGAGGCCGGGACGCAGGCCGAGCGGACCATGGGCGTCACGCTGCGCGGCATCGTCACGCCGATCCGCCACTTCGGCCCCGAGAAGGCGAAGCAGGTCGCGCTCTGCGCTGCCGAGACGGCTGGGCGCTTCGTCGTGGGTTTCGGCCTTGCCGGCGACGAGAAGGTGGGCAAGCCGGGCGACTTTGCCTGGTCCTTCGACATGGCGCGCGAGGCGGGGCTGCGGCTAACCTGCCACGCCGGCGAATGGCTCGGCCCGGACAGCATCCGCGACGCGCTGCGTGACCTGCGGGTGGAGCGCATCGGTCACGGCGTCCGCGCCATCGAGGATCTGGCGCTGGTGGACGAACTGGCCGAGAACGGGGTGGTGCTCGAGGTCTGCCCCGGATCGAACATCGCGCTGGGGATCTACCCGGGCTGGCGCAAGCACCCGATCGGGGAACTGCATCGCCGCGGCGTGAAGGTCACGGTCTCGACCGACGATCCGCCCTTCTTCCACACCACGATGGCGCGCGAATACGACCGCCTCGCCGAGGCCTTCGACTGGGACGAGGGCGTGTTCCGCGAGATCGCCCGCACCAGCCTTGACGCCGCCTTCTGCGACCCCGATACCCGCGCCCGCATCGCCCCGCTTCTGGAGCCCGACCATGCTTGA
- a CDS encoding cytidine deaminase, which yields MSLLEAATAVRENAYAPYSRFKVGAAVRTVTGAVHVGCNVENAAYPEGTCAEAGAIAAMVAAGGTRIAEILVIADSAEPVPPCGGCRQKIAEFAPPEAAVTLCTTAGQEVRTTVAALLPGVFTAAHMDRA from the coding sequence ATGTCCCTGCTCGAAGCCGCCACGGCGGTGCGCGAGAATGCCTATGCACCCTATTCCCGCTTCAAGGTGGGCGCGGCGGTTCGAACCGTGACGGGGGCCGTCCATGTCGGCTGCAATGTCGAGAATGCCGCCTACCCCGAGGGCACCTGCGCCGAGGCCGGCGCCATCGCCGCGATGGTGGCCGCCGGCGGGACGCGCATCGCCGAGATTCTCGTGATCGCCGACAGCGCCGAGCCGGTGCCCCCCTGCGGCGGCTGCCGCCAGAAGATCGCCGAATTCGCGCCGCCCGAGGCGGCCGTCACGCTCTGCACCACGGCCGGGCAGGAGGTCCGCACGACGGTCGCGGCACTTCTGCCGGGTGTCTTCACCGCCGCCCACATGGACAGGGCCTGA
- a CDS encoding phosphopentomutase: protein MPRAFLIVMDSVGCGGAPDAADFGDEGSNTLGHIACACAEGRADEGRSGPLALPVLDGLGLGRAVALASGLAPPGLGAEPRGRWGAATEVSRGKDTPSGHWELAGVPVPWDWHYIPNTCPAFPASLTVEICRLAGTEGILGDRHASGTAIIEDLGAEHLRTGWPICYTSADSVLQIAAHEDAFGLDRLLSLCEALAPTVHAMRVGRVIARPFVGTEGHFTRTPNRRDYAIAPPAPTILDVASAAGRATHAIGKIGDIFSRRGIGKLHKGPDDAALFDRLDALAAGAEDGSLTFANFVEFDTLYGHRRDVAGYARQLEWFDRRAGAFLGRLRPGDIAIFTADHGNDPTFRGTEHTRERVPVLVAGAGAGELGLRAYADVAASVALHLGLPVPGPGRSFL, encoded by the coding sequence ATGCCGCGCGCCTTCCTGATCGTGATGGACTCGGTCGGCTGCGGCGGCGCGCCGGATGCGGCCGACTTCGGCGACGAGGGGTCGAACACGCTGGGCCACATCGCGTGCGCCTGCGCCGAAGGTCGCGCCGACGAGGGGCGGAGCGGCCCGCTCGCGCTGCCGGTGCTGGACGGGCTGGGGCTGGGCCGCGCCGTGGCGCTTGCGTCGGGGCTGGCGCCGCCGGGCCTTGGCGCCGAGCCCCGGGGCCGCTGGGGTGCGGCGACCGAGGTGTCGCGCGGAAAGGACACGCCCTCGGGCCACTGGGAACTGGCCGGTGTCCCGGTGCCGTGGGACTGGCACTATATCCCCAACACATGCCCGGCCTTCCCCGCAAGCCTGACCGTCGAGATCTGCCGGCTGGCCGGAACCGAGGGTATCCTCGGCGACCGTCATGCCTCGGGGACGGCGATCATCGAGGATCTGGGGGCCGAGCATCTGCGGACCGGCTGGCCGATCTGCTACACATCGGCCGACAGCGTGCTGCAGATCGCCGCGCACGAGGACGCCTTCGGCCTCGACCGGCTGCTGTCCCTGTGCGAGGCGCTGGCGCCGACCGTCCACGCGATGCGCGTGGGCCGGGTGATCGCGCGGCCCTTCGTCGGAACCGAGGGTCACTTCACCCGCACGCCGAACCGGCGCGACTATGCCATCGCCCCGCCCGCGCCGACGATCCTGGACGTGGCCTCCGCCGCGGGCCGCGCCACCCATGCCATCGGCAAGATCGGCGACATCTTCTCGCGCCGCGGCATCGGCAAGCTGCACAAGGGCCCTGACGACGCGGCGCTGTTCGACCGGCTCGACGCGCTGGCCGCGGGGGCCGAGGACGGCTCGCTGACCTTCGCGAACTTCGTGGAATTCGACACGCTCTATGGCCATCGCCGCGACGTGGCGGGCTATGCGCGGCAGCTGGAGTGGTTCGACCGCCGGGCAGGGGCCTTCCTCGGCCGGCTGCGTCCGGGCGACATCGCGATCTTCACCGCCGATCATGGCAACGACCCCACCTTCCGCGGCACCGAACACACGCGCGAGCGGGTGCCGGTGCTGGTCGCAGGGGCGGGGGCGGGCGAACTCGGCCTTCGCGCCTATGCCGATGTGGCGGCCTCGGTCGCCCTGCATCTCGGGCTGCCGGTGCCCGGACCGGGACGGAGCTTCCTGTGA
- a CDS encoding thymidine phosphorylase produces the protein MDARSINSKLRRGEAPTATDLQWFAEGLASGHVTDAQAGAFAMAVCLRGLGEEGRVALTRAMRDSGKVLAWDLPGPVLDKHSTGGIGDCTSLLLAPALAACGAYVPMISGRGLGHTGGTLDKLEAIPGFRVNLGEDRLRSQIEDVRCAIVAADDSMAPADRRLYLIRDVTGTVESIDLITASILSKKLAAGLEGLVLDVKVGSGAFMTTMDEAEALARALVSTAQGAGCMTAALITDMSQPLATAAGNALEVIEVMETLTGTSINAALWDVTVALGGEALALGGIAADAEDGANRIEQALESGHAAEFFARMVAAQGGPADFVERWPDRLPSAPVMREVPSPRAGFVLRIDTAALGQVVVRLGGGRLRETDRVNPSVGLADIAGIGEEVSEDLPLAMIHAATEAEADAAVAALQAAYVIADQEPEEPPLIHARIA, from the coding sequence GTGGACGCCCGTTCGATCAATTCGAAGCTCCGCCGCGGCGAGGCCCCGACCGCGACGGACTTGCAGTGGTTCGCCGAAGGACTCGCCAGCGGCCATGTTACCGATGCGCAGGCCGGTGCCTTCGCCATGGCCGTCTGCCTGCGCGGTCTGGGCGAGGAGGGCCGCGTCGCGCTGACCCGCGCCATGCGCGATTCCGGCAAGGTGCTGGCGTGGGACCTGCCCGGACCCGTCCTTGACAAGCATTCGACAGGCGGGATCGGCGACTGCACCTCGCTGCTGCTGGCGCCTGCATTGGCCGCCTGCGGGGCCTATGTCCCGATGATCTCGGGCCGCGGCCTTGGCCATACCGGCGGCACGCTCGACAAGCTGGAGGCCATCCCCGGCTTCAGGGTCAACCTCGGCGAGGATCGCCTGCGGTCGCAGATCGAGGATGTCCGCTGCGCAATCGTCGCCGCCGACGACAGCATGGCCCCGGCCGACCGGCGGCTCTACCTGATCCGCGACGTGACCGGCACCGTGGAATCGATCGACCTGATCACCGCCTCGATCCTGTCGAAGAAGCTCGCGGCGGGGCTCGAGGGTCTGGTTCTGGACGTGAAGGTTGGGTCGGGTGCCTTCATGACGACGATGGACGAGGCCGAGGCGCTTGCCCGCGCGCTGGTCTCGACCGCGCAGGGGGCGGGCTGCATGACGGCGGCGCTGATCACCGACATGAGCCAGCCGCTCGCCACCGCCGCGGGCAACGCGCTCGAGGTGATCGAGGTGATGGAGACCCTCACCGGGACCTCGATCAATGCCGCGCTATGGGACGTGACGGTGGCGCTGGGCGGCGAGGCGCTGGCGCTCGGCGGCATCGCCGCCGATGCCGAGGACGGGGCGAACCGCATCGAGCAGGCGCTGGAAAGTGGACACGCGGCCGAGTTCTTCGCCCGCATGGTCGCCGCGCAGGGCGGGCCTGCCGACTTCGTCGAGCGCTGGCCCGACCGGCTGCCTTCGGCTCCGGTGATGCGCGAGGTACCGAGCCCACGCGCCGGCTTCGTGCTGCGGATCGACACGGCGGCGCTTGGTCAGGTGGTGGTGCGCCTCGGCGGGGGGCGCCTGCGCGAGACGGACCGGGTGAACCCCTCGGTCGGCCTCGCCGACATCGCCGGTATCGGCGAGGAGGTGAGCGAGGACCTGCCGCTCGCCATGATCCATGCCGCGACCGAGGCCGAGGCCGATGCCGCGGTGGCCGCGCTGCAGGCGGCCTATGTCATCGCCGATCAGGAACCCGAGGAGCCGCCGCTGATCCATGCGAGGATCGCCTGA